One window of Nicotiana tomentosiformis chromosome 11, ASM39032v3, whole genome shotgun sequence genomic DNA carries:
- the LOC104096883 gene encoding protein XRI1-like — protein MGDLHSIAYSSSSCSSLGLGGWDFHDLQVFNTDISPFMENTPPFLSNLDSDFSSGYLQDALFKFSSKRRRLLLFDDNENYQTKDSNDSMKNLWSSNMDQHFSEDCDSFSQLTKCDSFSDVKRTEEEAISASHETYNYSSASSHDQKVNTQHSNSDKEVLRQYPTHPSFPTGGSDQKRSKKRMTAKVVYPFGVVKPGGQEGDVTLNDINERILMRPTRPVRHPVGDFACRPTVSPTGPGLSGKTVVALTKIHTQGRGTITIIRTRG, from the exons ATGGGTGACCTTCACTCCATTGCTTACAGTAGCAGTAGCTGCTCTTCCCTAGGCCTAGGAGGTTGGGATTTCCATGACCTTCAAGTTTTCAACACTGACATTTCTCCAT ttatggAGAACACTCCACCATTTCTGTCCAATCTTGATTCTGACTTCTCCAGTGGCTATCTTCAAGATGCTTTATTCAAATTCAGTTCTAAAAGAAGACGTTTGTTATTGTTTGATGATAATGAGAATTATCAAACTAAAGATTCAAACGATTCCATGAAG AATTTGTGGAGTTCAAACATGGACCAGCATTTTTCTGAGGATTGTGATTCCTTTAGCCAGTTAACTAAGTGTGATAGCTTTTCGG ATGTGAAAAGAACAGAGGAGGAAGCCATCTCAGCTTCTCATGAAACTTACAATTATTCTTCAGCATCATCTCATGATCAAAAAGTGAATACTCAACACTCCAATTCTGATAAAGAAGTCCTACGACAATATCCCACACACCCCAGTTTTCCTACTG GAGGAAGTGATCAGAAGAGATCAAAGAAAAGGATGACAGCAAAAGTGGTGTATCCATTTGGCGTAGTGAAGCCAGGAGGACAGGAAGGGGACGTGACGTTAAACGACATAAACGAGAGGATTCTGATGAGGCCGACCCGACCGGTAAGGCATCCGGTCGGAGATTTCGCCTGTCGGCCAACAGTATCTCCGACCGGACCGGGGTTGTCCGGCAAGACTGTGGTGGCACTCACTAAAATTCATACCCAAGGGAGAGGGACAATCACAATTATAAGGACTCGAGGTTGA
- the LOC138901762 gene encoding uncharacterized protein translates to MQESIVIDHNHPLYLHPSDGPSSLALGIQLIGMENYTLWSQAMEFSLLTRNKLGFVDGSITRDTNGTRFNHLWDRYNAIVKSLLRHNVSLDLLSGVLFRSSARVIWEDLRERFDKVNSSRMYYLDKEIFTLTQGTSSVSAYYSKLKDLWDEYDSIIPTPPCDCEKSKKYLAHLQYQRLWQFLMGLTDGYSQAWSQILMKNKAPSVNQSYAMILQDENQKMVAGSQTIPIESMEPTALFTSRNNT, encoded by the coding sequence ATGCAGGAATCGATTGTGATTGATCACAATCATCCTTTATATCTGCATCCTTCTGATGGACCGAGTTCGCTAGCATTGGGAATTCAATTGATCGGAATGGAAAACTATACACTTTGGAGCCAAGCTATGGAATTTTCGTTGCTAACACGAAACAAGCTGGGTTTTGTTGATGGTTCGATCACCAGAGATACCAATGGAACTAGGTTCAATCATCTATGGGATCGTTACAATGCAATTGTCAAATCATTGCTAAGGCACAACGTGAGTCTCGATTTGCTGAGTGGTGTTCTGTTTCGCTCAAGTGCTCGAGTAATTTGGGAAGACCTTCGTGAGAGGTTTGATAAGGTGAATTCTTCACGAATGTATTATCTAGACAAAGAAATTTTCACCCTAACTCAGGGAACCTCGTCAGTATCAGCGTATTATTCAAAGTTAAAAGATTTGTGGGATGAATATGATTCAATCATCCCTACTCCACCTTGTGACTGTGAAAAGTCAAAAAAATACCTTGCGCATTTACAATATCAACGACTTTGGCAGTTTTTGATGGGCTTAACTGATGGCTATAGTCAAGCTTGGAGCCAGATATTAATGAAAAACAAGGCACCTTCTGTGAATCAGTCATATGCCATGATTTTGCAAGATGAGAATCAAAAAATGGTTGCTGGTAGTCAGACTATCCCTATTGAGTCCATGGAACCAACTGCCTTGTTTACTTCCAGGAATAATACTTAG